The Pelodiscus sinensis isolate JC-2024 chromosome 13, ASM4963464v1, whole genome shotgun sequence genome includes a region encoding these proteins:
- the MPP1 gene encoding 55 kDa erythrocyte membrane protein, which translates to MTLKSSRGASVGSMRTALSDLYLEHLLQSRPKAEAVAYPSNAVTEDIYTNGSAMPGTPAAGNAREVRKIRLVQFERVTEEPMGITLKLNEKQSCMVARILHGGMIHRQGSLHVGDEIIEINGQSASNHSVEQLQKMLREAKGTVSIKVIPNQQSRLPALQMFMRAQFDYDPKADSLIPCKEAGLKFKTGDIIQIINKDDSNWWQGRVEGSSLESAGLIPSPELQEWRVASASQAGQREAQSCSPFGKKKKCKDKYLAKHSSIFDQLDVVSYEEVVRLPAFKRRTLVLIGASGVGRSHIKNALLSKSPERFGYPAPYTTRPMRKSEAPGQDYHFVSTEEMTRDIAANAFLEFGSYQGNIFGTKFETVHQIHQLEKVAILDIEPQTLKIVRTAELAPFIVFIAPPDQADQSEALQQLHKESESIRSRYAHYFDLALVNNGVEESLKLLQEAFDQACSSPQWVPVSWVY; encoded by the exons ATGACGCTCAAGTCCAGCCGGGGCGCCAGCGTGGGCAGCATGCGGACCGCGCTCTCCGACCTGTACCTGGAGCACCTgctgcagagccggcccaaggccGAG GCTGTGGCGTATCCATCGAACGCGGTGACCGAGGACATCTACACCAATGGCTCAGCCATGCCCGGCACGCCAGCTGCTGGGAATGCCCGTGAGGTGCGCAAGATCCGGCTGGTTCAGTTCGAGAGGGTCACCGAGGAACCGATG GGAATCACGCTGAAGCTGAATGAGAAGCAGAGCTGCATGGTGGCCAGGATCCTCCATGGAGGCATGATACATAGGCAAG gctccCTTCACGTGGGCGATGAGATCATAGAAATCAATGGGCAAAGTGCGAGCAACCACTCGGTTGAGCAGCTGCAGAAGATGCTG AGAGAAGCCAAGGGCACGGTCTCAATAAAAGTCATCCCCAACCAGCAAAGCCGCCTCCCTGCTCTCCAG ATGTTCATGAGGGCCCAGTTTGACTACGACCCCAAGGCCgacagcctgatcccctgcaagGAGGCGGGCCTGAAGTTCAAGACTGGGGACATCATCCAGATCATCAACAAGGACGACAGCAACTGGTGGCAGGGCCGGGTGGAAGGGTCCTCGCTGGAGTCGGCAGGACTGATCCCCTCCCCCGAGCTGCAGGAATG GCGGGTGGCCAGTGCGAGCCAGGCCGGCCAGAGGGAGGCCCAGAGCTGCAGCCCCTTTGGGAAGAAGAAGAAGTGCAAAGACAAGTACCTGGCCAAGCACAGCTCAA tttTTGACCAGCTGGACGTGGTTTCGTATGAGGAGGTGGTGAGGCTGCCAGCCTTCAAGAGGAGGACCCTAGTGCTGATAG GTGCCAGCGGGGTGGGCCGCAGCCACATTAAGAACGCCCTGCTCAGCAAGAGCCCAGAGAGGTTCGGGTATCCGGCTCCGT ACACCACGCGCCCCATGAGGAAGAGCGAGGCGCCGGGGCAGGACTATCACTTTGTCTCCACCGAGGAGATGACCAGGGACATCGCCGCCAACGCCTTCCTGGAGTTCGGCAGCTACCAGGGGAACATATTTGGCACCAAGTTTGAAACGGTGCATCAGATCCACCAGCTGGAGAAAGTCGCCATCCTGGACATTGAACCCCAG ACCCTGAAGATTGTTCGCACGGCAGAACTGGCGCCGTTCATCGTCTTCATCGCGCCGCCGGACCAGGCCGATCAG TCGGAGGCCTTGCAGCAGCTGCACAAGGAGTCGGAGAGCATCCGCAGCCGCTACGCACACTACTTCGACCTCGCCCTGGTCAACAACGGCGTGGAGGAGAGCCtcaagctgctccaagaagcctTTGACCAGGCCTGCAGCTCCCCCCAATGGGTGCCTGTCTCCTGGGTCTACTGA
- the SMIM9 gene encoding small integral membrane protein 9, translating into MAALEASVEAAKIRPACPRGWRSAAVWTCPPALGRPGRIPPGGDESKSRREGQVAPALPEEAMAPLRHTAVFPVLLCLTAAASCKQATAKPQLIPWPRRQLFRSRAQGAQEPGPGSLLALQEEGKVRPFAAGERGEPGQESQRVRRSWLADYTDDLWIHVRESFPRVALYAFPLALGFMLLLCCITVLLD; encoded by the exons ATGGCAGCTTTGGAAGCCAGCGTGGAGGCCGCCAAGATCCGCCCTGCGTGTCCTCGGGGCTGGCGCTCTGCCGCCGTCTGGACTTGTCCCCCGGCGCTCGGCCGCCCTGGCA GGATCCCTCCCGGCGGAGACGAGAGCAAGAGCAGGCGCGAGGGGCAGGTGGCCCCAGCGCTGCCGGAGGAAGCCATGGCACCGCTGCGGCACACTGCTGTATTTCCAGTGCTGCTCTGCCTGACTGCCGCTGCCTCCTGCAAGCAGGCCACCGCCAAGCCTCAGCTCATCCCCTGGCCACGCAGGCAGCTCTTCCGGAGCCGGGCGCAGGGAGCCCAGGAACCCGGCCCAGGGAGCCTtctggctctgcaggaggaggggaaagttcGCCCCTTCGCTGCGGGAGAGAGAGGAGAGCCCGGCCAGGAAAGCCAGC GAGTCCGCAGGTCCTGGCTGGCAGACTACACGGATGACCTCTGGATCCATGTCCGGGAGTCCTTCCCCCGGGTAGCTCTGTACGCCTTCCCCCTGGCCTTGGGGTTCATGCTCCTCCTCTGCTGCATCAC ggTTCTTTTGGACTGA